One Diadema setosum chromosome 8, eeDiaSeto1, whole genome shotgun sequence genomic window carries:
- the LOC140231873 gene encoding cytochrome P450 3A6-like: protein MKLDKMGILDFIRGALSMSTVYLLLGMTVLFLVYDLWTHTYFWRMGIPGPRPFPVIGNLADYNDIPGALERYSKEYGPVVGFYFWRDPILVINDLDILRKLLIKDFGKFTNRRKLPLSSGVMDHMLFNLHGAQWKRVREILTPTFTGRKLKIMSDALNDCADVMVDSLRDVCKRDGIIQCKDLYGGFVMDSVARCAFGLDVNSQKDPTHPFVTNARRIFDPSSSTPYFLAVSLIPSLKPFFKLIGITFMPKDVIQFFTAVVKEAIALRKRPGAKQSADFLQLLIEAEDGTGELANENDDDDMHNMHMNSSMERPSRAKGVSKKNLSEEEIIAQAMNFLTAGYETTATSLTLGSYLLATYPDVQEKLVAEIEEMAPERDDVNYSTISKMPYLDQVVCEILRYYPPLSFNDRECADVFTHGSYIIEPGVQVWIPIYNIHHNPTHWPEPHKFDPERFSKENRETRHPLAWMPFGAGPRMCIGTRLGLAEVKLALVRALQEVRFELSPQTQVPPELGKVGFLTPPNGVLLKVVSRCE from the exons CTACGACCTTTGGACACACACGTACTTCTGGCGGATGGGAATCCCTGGTCCTCGCCCATTTCCGGTGATTGGAAACTTGGCGGACTACAAC GATATACCAGGAGCGTTGGAGCGGTATAGCAAGGAGTACGGGCCTGTGGTCGGGTTCTACTTCTGGAGGGACCCCATCCTCGTCATCAACGACCTCGATATTCTTCGCAAATTATTAATTAAAGACTTCGGGAAGTTTACAAATAGAAGG AAGTTACCACTTTCATCAGGCGTCATGGATCACATGTTGTTTAATCTACATGGCGCGCAATGGAAAAGGGTTCGTGAAATTCTCACACCGACATTTACTGGGAGGAAATTGAAGATC ATGTCAGATGCCCTGAACGACTGCGCAGATGTAATGGTTGACAGTCTTCGCGATGTATGCAAAAGAGACGGGATTATCCAGTGTAAGGA TCTCTATGGCGGTTTCGTAATGGACTCAGTAGCGAGGTGTGCATTCGGACTGGACGTCAACTCACAGAAGGACCCAACACATCCCTTTGTGACCAACGCCAGGCGCATTTTTGACCCATCCTCTTCAACGCCATATTTTTTGGCTGTCT cATTGATACCAAGCCTGAAGCCTTTCTTCAAGCTGATTGGTATCACGTTTATGCCTAAGGATGTGATACAGTTTTTTACCGCTGTCGTCAAGGAAGCGATTGCACTGAGAAAGCGCCCTGGTGCAAAACAG TCTGCAGATTTCCTCCAACTTCTAATTGAAGCCGAGGATGGTACGGGTGAACTCGCGAATGAAAATGACGACGATGACATGCACAACATGCACATGAATAGCTCAATGGAGAGACCATCCAGAGCCAAGGGTGTTTCCAAGAAGAATCTCTCGGAGGAAGAGATAATAGCTCAG GCCATGAATTTTCTGACAGCTGGCTACGAGACCACTGCCACGTCTCTTACCCTGGGCTCCTACCTCCTCGCTACCTATCCGGATGTACAAGAGAAGCTCGTTGCCGAGATCGAAGAAATGGCGCCGGAACGCGATGATGTGAACTACTCAACGATTTCCAAGATGCCTTACCTGGATCAAGTGGTGTGCGAGATTCTGCGCTACTATCCACCTTTATCCTT CAACGATCGTGAATGTGCTGACGTATTTACACACGGATCATACATTATCGAACCAGGTGTACAAGTGTGGATCCCTATCTATAACATTCATCACAACCCGACTCACTGGCCGGAGCCACACAAGTTTGACCCAGAGAG GTTCAGCAAAGAGAACCGTGAGACTCGTCATCCCCTTGCATGGATGCCGTTTGGAGCCGGGCCTCGTATGTGCATAGGGACGAGGTTGGGACTAGCGGAGGTCAAGTTAGCTTTGGTCCGCGCCCTGCAGGAAGTGCGCTTCGAGCTTTCTCCACAGACCCAG GTTCCACCCGAGCTTGGCAAAGTCGGGTTCCTCACACCGCCGAATGGCGTATTGCTGAAGGTCGTCTCCCGCTGCGAATAG